NNNNNNNNNNNNNNNNNNNNNNNNNNNNNNNNNNNNNNNNNNNNNNNNNNNNNNNNNNNNNNNNNNNNNNNNNNNNNNNNNNNNNNNNNNNNNNNNNNNNNNNNNNNNNNNNNNNNNNNNNNNNNNNNNNNNNNNNNNNNNNNNNNNNNNNNNNNNNNNNNNNNNNNNNNNNNNNNNNNNNNNNNNNNNNNNNNNNNNNNNNNNNNNNNNNNNNNNNNNNNNNNNNNNNNNNNNNNNNNNNNNNNNNNNNNNNNNNNNNNNNNNNNNNNNNNNNNNNNNNNNNNNNNNNNNNNNNNNNNNNNNNNNNNNNNNNNNNNNNNNNNNNNNNNNNNNNNNNNNNNNNNNNNNNNNNNNNNNNNNNNNNNNNNNNNNNNNNNNNNNNNNNNNNNNNNNNNNNNNNNNNNNNNNNNNNNNNNNNNNNNNNNNNNNNNNNNNNNNNNNNNNNNNNNNNNNNNNNNNNNNNNNNNNNNNNNNNNNNNNNNNNNNNNNNNNNNNNNNNNNNNNNNNNNNNNNNNNNNNNNNNNNNNNNNNNNNNNNNNNNNNNNNNNNNNNNNNNNNNNNNNNNNNNNNNNNNNNNNNNNNNNNNNNNNNNNNNNNNNNNNNNNNNNNNNNNNNNNNNNNNNNNNNNNNNNNNNNNNNNNNNNNNNNNNNNNNNNNNNNNNNNNNNNNNNNNNNNNNNNNNNNNNNNNNNNNNNNNNNNNNNNNNNNNNNNNNNNNNNNNNNNNNNNNNNNNNNNNNNNNNNNNNNNNNNNNNNNNNNNNNNNNNNNNNNNNNNNNNNNNNNNNNNNNNNNNNNNNNNNNNNNNNNNNNNNNNNNNNNNNNNNNNNNNNNNNNNNNNNNNNNNNNNNNNNNNNNNNNNNNNNNNNNNNNNNNNNNNNNNNNNNNNNNNNNNNNNNNNNNNNNNNNNNNNNNNNNNNNNNNNNNNNNNNNNNNNNNNNNNNNNNNNNNNNNNNNNNNNNNNNNNNNNNNNNNNNNNNNNNNNNNNNNNNNNNNNNNNNNNNNGCTACAAAACTTTCCCAACTCTTCACTTCTTCCGGACATTTTGCAGAAACCCTAGAGCACAGAGGGAAGATGCACGGGTTTATTAAACATGTGAAGTAATGTAAACTAAtttgggtaatttttttttcctaccaaaGCCCACTTGAGTAGGTTTgatattctttttttccttcacccAAGTTTCCATTTTGGAGAAGAGAGAGGTGTCCTGAATCATAATGGCACAGGTTTGCATGGAGCGGCTCTCCACGCAGCAGCGCACGGCGCTCTGGGCTCTTCTGCTCTGCACACAGGCCGCTTTGGGATTCRCAGGACAACAGGAGAGCACCTGCGAGGCCAACGGCAGCATTTACTACGCGGGAGAGTGGTATTTCCTGGACTCCGACCACTGCACCCAGTGCGAGTGCACCAGTGAGGGCTCCGTGTGCGCCCGCACCGAATGCACGTCCCTGCCGGCCGCCTGCATCCACGTGAGCCACTACCCCACCGACTGCTGCCCCAGGTGCGAGAAGATCGGCTGTGAGTACCGGGGGGTGGTGTACGAGCTCGGAGAAAATTTCCAGGTGAGACACGAAATCATCCATGGTAGTTATGGAAGCCCGTTTCCTCCACTCTGGTGAcccccccccctgccccccatCCCCTCTTGTatctcaaaattatgacttcGCTATCTAATAATTATGAGATAGCGAGTATGTACATAATTATAACTTgtggcggaaatgggcttccagGCTTCAAGACTActccaaagttttatttttggtatctCAATTGTCAATAAACAA
The Poecilia reticulata strain Guanapo linkage group LG17, Guppy_female_1.0+MT, whole genome shotgun sequence DNA segment above includes these coding regions:
- the LOC103479850 gene encoding von Willebrand factor C domain-containing protein 2-like codes for the protein MAQVCMERLSTQQRTALWALLLCTQAALGFXGQQESTCEANGSIYYAGEWYFLDSDHCTQCECTSEGSVCARTECTSLPAACIHVSHYPTDCCPRCEKIGCEYRGVVYELGENFQPSECEQCTCDSDGIARCLVADCAPPPCVNPVYQPGKCCPECKEGPNCYTDASRSQVIAAGEPVWVDSCTKCRCHDGQDAGYWEGNRLATCSRLKNCTPQQPPTPIQ